The Prunus persica cultivar Lovell chromosome G8, Prunus_persica_NCBIv2, whole genome shotgun sequence genome includes a region encoding these proteins:
- the LOC18767138 gene encoding NKAP family protein UM04995, which produces MVASSSSLSVYSSDSSSSSSASRRRHRRHQRSRRGKDKDKDRDALKIRKKTIRSHTKRRRRHRHHSSSDSHSSSSPSGYSSDSSSDSERETSSQSKKRKKSDRQKKSKEKDQSKSHRRKHHRSKLKEKQQNERNSSPVQLSKFLGRDKDDGVRRSAVSGKKILLKLEKTKEDKAAENKRNELLKFLNASFD; this is translated from the exons ATGGTGGCCTCGTCCTCATCGTTGTCCGTGTACTCCTCGGACTCCTCGTCGTCTTCGTCTGCGTCTCGCCGCCGACATCGTCGCCACCAACGTAGTCGCCGAGGCAAAGACAAAGATAAAGACAGAGATGCCCTGAAGATCCGTAAAAAGACCATTCGCTCCCACACTAAACGACGTCGCAGACACCGCCACCACTCCTCGTCTGATTCTcactcttcctcctctccttCGGGCTATTCCAG TGATAGTTCTTCAGACAGTGAGCGTGAAACATCTAGTCAGTCAAAGAAGCGCAAGAAGAGTGACAGACAGAAGAAG AGCAAGGAAAAGGACCAGAGCAAGAGTCATCGCCGTAAACATCATAGGAGTAAACTCAAAGAG AAGCAGCAGAATGAGAGAAATAGCAGCCCTGTTCAGCTTTCCAAG TTCTTAGGGCGTGACAAAGATGATGGAGTTCGTCGTAGTGCTGTCTCTGGCAAAAAG ATTCTATTGAAACTTGAGAAGACAAAGGAGGACAAAGCGGctgaaaacaaaaggaatgaaCTGCTGAAGTTCTTAAATGCTAGTTTTGATTGA